Proteins encoded together in one Catellatospora citrea window:
- a CDS encoding TetR/AcrR family transcriptional regulator, which translates to MRAATHADSRGPERTRQRLLDEACRLFAMHSFAGTSLQMIADTLGVTKAAVYHHFKTRDDILTAVIQPAIEEMHAIITAAEAQRTPSARADAMLSGLVDLTVKHRGLIAMIGTDPGVTSALQSHPDVVELFRRPGELMALDGSAEAEINATLALAGIATTASSPVMQHHDADVLRRCLLAAGRRILGLRTRKP; encoded by the coding sequence GTGAGAGCTGCGACACACGCTGACTCGCGCGGCCCGGAACGCACCCGGCAGCGCCTGCTCGATGAGGCCTGCCGGCTGTTCGCCATGCACAGCTTCGCCGGCACCTCGCTGCAGATGATCGCGGACACCCTCGGGGTCACCAAGGCCGCGGTCTACCACCACTTCAAGACCCGCGACGACATCCTGACCGCGGTGATCCAGCCCGCCATCGAGGAGATGCACGCCATCATCACGGCCGCCGAGGCGCAGCGCACGCCGTCCGCCCGGGCCGACGCGATGCTGTCCGGCCTGGTCGACCTGACCGTCAAGCACCGCGGGCTCATCGCCATGATCGGTACGGACCCCGGCGTCACCAGCGCGCTGCAGAGCCATCCGGACGTGGTGGAGCTGTTCCGCCGCCCCGGCGAGCTGATGGCGCTCGACGGCTCGGCCGAAGCCGAGATCAACGCGACGCTCGCGCTGGCCGGCATCGCCACCACGGCCTCGTCGCCGGTGATGCAGCACCACGACGCCGACGTGCTACGCCGGTGCCTGCTCGCCGCCGGCCGCCGCATCCTCGGCCTCCGCACCCGCAAGCCCTGA
- a CDS encoding class I SAM-dependent methyltransferase: MADAHAQHATETQQVTEIMFTAEFWDERYGSTDRVWSGNPNPHLVTTVAGLAPGDALDVGSGEGADAVWLAGQGWRVTGVDVSQVALGRAAAHAAERGGQLAERITWQQVDVLSWDPAPARYDLVSAQFMHLPRPALEALHRRLAAAVRPGGTLLIVGHHPSDLETTIGRPRLPELMFTAEQVAATLDERAWEIRAETPGREVTGPDGLPVTIHDAVLTAVRRR; this comes from the coding sequence ATGGCCGACGCGCACGCGCAGCATGCAACCGAGACGCAGCAGGTAACCGAGATCATGTTCACCGCGGAGTTCTGGGACGAGCGATACGGCTCGACCGACCGGGTCTGGAGCGGCAACCCGAACCCGCACCTGGTCACCACCGTCGCCGGGCTCGCGCCGGGGGACGCGCTCGACGTCGGCAGCGGCGAGGGCGCCGACGCCGTCTGGCTCGCGGGGCAGGGCTGGCGGGTGACCGGGGTCGACGTGTCCCAGGTGGCGCTGGGGCGTGCGGCCGCGCACGCCGCCGAGCGGGGCGGGCAACTCGCCGAGCGCATCACCTGGCAGCAGGTCGACGTCCTGTCCTGGGATCCCGCGCCCGCCCGGTACGACCTGGTGTCGGCGCAGTTCATGCACCTGCCCCGGCCCGCGCTGGAGGCGCTGCACCGGCGGCTGGCCGCGGCGGTGCGTCCCGGCGGGACGCTGCTCATCGTCGGGCATCACCCCTCGGACCTGGAAACCACGATCGGCCGTCCCCGGCTGCCGGAGCTGATGTTCACCGCGGAGCAGGTCGCGGCCACGCTGGACGAGCGCGCCTGGGAGATCCGCGCGGAGACGCCCGGTCGCGAGGTCACCGGCCCCGACGGGCTGCCGGTGACCATTCACGACGCGGTGCTGACCGCGGTCCGCCGCCGTTGA
- a CDS encoding ABC transporter permease: MTLTAPRPARLRGTDLLLLGGSGLRTRPLRVVLSALGVAIGIAAMLAVLGISASSRADLDRTLAKLGTNLLTVSPGEGVFSGEPAALPAEAVPMIRRIGPVTSVNAVGLLRQARVYRNDRIPAQQSGAIAVLAADLGLLDTVGGRVATGAWLNPATADFPVTVLGATAAERLGVAEAGAQVWLGGQWFTVAGILDPVPLARELDSAALVGGPVAVSRLGYDGHPTTVYCRAVPDQVLAVRAVLAATANPADPLSARVSRPSDALAAQQATDRAFTALLLGLGAVALLVGGVGVANTMIISVLERRGEIGLRRALGATRPAVAVQFLIESLLLSGLGGVTGALLGAAVTATYATTQGWPVAVPVSALAAGLGVTVVVGVLAGLYPALRAARLSPTAALATQ; this comes from the coding sequence ATGACTCTCACGGCTCCCCGGCCGGCCCGGCTGCGCGGCACGGATCTGCTGTTGCTCGGCGGCAGCGGACTGCGCACCCGTCCGCTGCGGGTGGTGCTGTCCGCGCTGGGCGTCGCCATCGGCATCGCCGCGATGCTCGCGGTGCTCGGCATCTCCGCCTCGTCACGCGCCGATCTGGACCGCACCCTGGCCAAGCTCGGCACGAACCTGCTCACGGTGTCCCCGGGCGAGGGCGTGTTCTCCGGCGAACCCGCGGCGCTGCCCGCCGAGGCGGTGCCGATGATCCGCCGGATCGGGCCCGTCACCTCGGTGAACGCGGTCGGGCTGCTGCGGCAGGCGCGGGTGTACCGCAACGACCGCATCCCGGCGCAGCAGTCGGGTGCGATCGCCGTGCTGGCCGCCGACCTGGGCCTGCTCGACACCGTCGGCGGCCGGGTCGCCACGGGCGCGTGGCTCAACCCGGCCACGGCGGACTTCCCGGTGACGGTGCTGGGCGCGACCGCCGCCGAGCGCCTGGGCGTCGCCGAGGCCGGCGCCCAGGTGTGGCTCGGCGGGCAGTGGTTCACCGTCGCGGGCATCCTCGATCCGGTGCCACTGGCCCGCGAGCTCGACTCCGCGGCGCTGGTCGGCGGGCCGGTGGCGGTCTCCCGGCTCGGCTACGACGGGCACCCGACCACCGTGTACTGCCGGGCCGTGCCGGATCAGGTGCTCGCGGTCCGGGCCGTGCTGGCGGCCACCGCGAACCCCGCGGACCCGCTGTCGGCCCGGGTGTCGCGCCCGTCGGACGCGCTGGCGGCGCAGCAGGCGACCGACCGTGCCTTCACCGCGCTGCTGCTCGGGCTGGGTGCGGTGGCGCTGCTGGTGGGCGGTGTCGGCGTGGCCAACACGATGATCATCTCGGTGCTGGAGCGGCGCGGCGAGATCGGGCTGCGCCGGGCGCTCGGCGCGACCCGGCCGGCCGTGGCCGTGCAGTTCCTCATCGAGTCGCTGCTGCTGTCCGGCCTCGGCGGCGTCACCGGGGCACTGCTCGGCGCGGCGGTCACCGCCACGTACGCGACCACGCAGGGCTGGCCGGTCGCCGTGCCGGTCTCGGCGCTCGCCGCCGGCCTGGGCGTCACCGTCGTGGTGGGCGTGCTCGCCGGTCTCTACCCCGCACTGCGTGCCGCCCGCCTGTCCCCCACCGCCGCCCTCGCCACCCAGTAG
- a CDS encoding SigE family RNA polymerase sigma factor yields the protein MGLLGWRDRRAHEADFVAFYTERGDHLRNTAYLLCRDWHLAEDLTQTVFTKLYRAWHRIDRHDALDQYARRVLLRAFLDERRRPWRREYATEPGSASLDSTVRDSYADDGSALHAALVRLPRRRRAVLVLRFWADMSVEQVAEAMECSTGTVKSQTARGLAQLRELLGDSTVGTDGHPWGNR from the coding sequence GTGGGGCTGCTGGGATGGCGGGACCGCCGCGCCCACGAGGCCGACTTCGTCGCGTTCTACACCGAGCGCGGCGACCACCTGCGCAACACGGCGTACCTGCTGTGCCGGGACTGGCACCTGGCCGAGGACCTGACCCAGACCGTGTTCACGAAGCTCTACCGGGCCTGGCACCGCATCGACCGGCACGACGCCCTCGACCAGTACGCGCGCCGGGTGCTGCTGCGCGCGTTCCTGGACGAGCGGCGGCGGCCGTGGCGGCGCGAGTACGCCACCGAACCCGGCAGCGCCTCGCTCGACAGCACGGTGCGCGACTCGTACGCCGACGACGGCTCGGCGCTGCACGCCGCGCTGGTCCGGCTGCCCCGCCGCCGCCGCGCGGTGCTGGTGCTGCGCTTCTGGGCGGACATGTCGGTCGAGCAGGTGGCCGAGGCGATGGAGTGCTCCACCGGCACGGTCAAGAGCCAGACCGCCCGCGGCCTGGCCCAGCTGCGTGAACTGCTCGGCGACAGCACTGTCGGCACCGACGGACATCCGTGGGGGAATCGATGA
- a CDS encoding ABC transporter ATP-binding protein, protein MTAVLQLDGVTRTYPGGVTAVDGVGLTVDRGELVAVVGPSGSGKSTLLHLVGLLDRPTAGTVRVAGFDTGALRDRSLSALRARAIGFVFQQFHLAPGVRALDAVADGLLYTGVLRAARRARAAETLRQVGLAERLTHRPHELSGGERQRVAIARALVKQPEVILADEPTGNLDSVSAAAVLDLLRQSHAAGTTVVVITHDQGIAQSLPRRVEMRDGRITRDTADRKAYAS, encoded by the coding sequence ATGACCGCCGTCCTCCAGCTCGACGGGGTGACCAGGACCTATCCCGGCGGGGTCACGGCCGTCGACGGGGTCGGGTTGACCGTGGACCGCGGTGAGCTGGTCGCCGTGGTCGGCCCGTCAGGTTCCGGCAAGTCCACCCTGCTGCACCTGGTCGGCCTGCTCGACCGGCCGACCGCGGGCACCGTGCGGGTGGCCGGGTTCGACACCGGCGCGCTGCGCGACCGGTCGCTGTCGGCGCTGCGCGCCCGGGCCATCGGGTTCGTGTTCCAGCAGTTCCACCTCGCCCCGGGCGTACGCGCGCTGGACGCCGTCGCGGACGGACTGCTCTACACCGGAGTCCTCCGCGCCGCCCGCCGCGCCCGTGCGGCCGAGACCCTGCGACAGGTAGGCCTCGCCGAGCGGCTCACCCACCGCCCGCACGAGCTGTCCGGCGGCGAGCGCCAGCGCGTCGCCATCGCCCGCGCCCTGGTCAAGCAGCCGGAGGTGATCCTCGCCGACGAGCCGACGGGCAACCTCGACTCGGTGTCCGCGGCGGCGGTGCTCGACCTGCTGCGGCAGTCGCACGCCGCGGGCACCACGGTCGTGGTCATCACCCACGACCAGGGCATCGCGCAGAGCCTGCCGCGGCGGGTGGAGATGCGCGACGGCCGGATCACCCGGGACACCGCCGACCGGAAGGCGTACGCCTCATGA
- a CDS encoding muconolactone Delta-isomerase family protein, which translates to MSERGRGAAVEYLVDMRTTVPEGTTDEEVADMRRREALRAAELVEQGNLLRLWRPPLAPGEWRTWGLFRADDADQLETVLASMPLRAWRAEDVTPLTPHPSDPGQPAR; encoded by the coding sequence ATGTCTGAGCGAGGAAGGGGCGCGGCGGTGGAGTACCTGGTCGACATGCGGACCACGGTGCCGGAGGGCACCACCGACGAGGAGGTCGCCGACATGCGTCGGCGCGAGGCGCTGCGCGCCGCCGAGCTGGTGGAGCAGGGCAACCTGCTGCGGCTGTGGCGCCCGCCGCTGGCCCCGGGCGAGTGGCGGACCTGGGGCCTGTTCCGTGCCGACGACGCGGACCAGCTGGAGACGGTGCTCGCGTCCATGCCGCTGCGCGCCTGGCGGGCCGAGGACGTCACGCCGCTGACACCACACCCTAGCGACCCCGGCCAGCCGGCACGCTGA
- a CDS encoding sensor domain-containing phosphodiesterase, giving the protein MNQPQDGSTELDRTVTKRAVYPVFQPVISLRSGRVAGYEALARGPAGSELRNPAELFAQAQRAGRLTELDWVARAAAFRAAMAAGLPWDVPLFVNVEPSTMGSACPAGLTDTIETASRELQVVMEITERSLSDDPAALLTSVARVRGQSTRIALDDVGVNPASLSLLALLSPEIIKLDRHVVQGRPTHETAQVVNAVLAESERTGATILAEGIETERHLAAAISMGATLGQGWLLGRPGPLPAQFERPDTDLPYSTAPDSGARTPFEVARRRRRATRATKRQLIPLSNHLESMSEQAPEATVLLGAFQDAKHFAEHTRHRYLAVAGKGALTAVFGRGIAAQPAPGIRGGPLADDDPLAGEWCVIVLGSYFSGGLFARQLPTACEREADREFDVIISYDRSLVAEAARTLLSRLAPVS; this is encoded by the coding sequence GTGAACCAACCGCAGGACGGGTCCACCGAGCTCGACCGGACGGTGACCAAGAGGGCCGTCTACCCGGTGTTCCAACCGGTCATCTCGCTGCGCAGCGGCCGGGTCGCCGGATACGAGGCGCTGGCCCGCGGCCCGGCCGGCTCGGAGCTGCGCAATCCCGCCGAGCTGTTCGCGCAGGCGCAGCGCGCGGGCCGGCTCACCGAACTCGACTGGGTCGCGAGGGCGGCGGCGTTCCGGGCCGCGATGGCCGCCGGGCTGCCGTGGGACGTGCCGCTGTTCGTCAACGTCGAACCGTCAACCATGGGCAGCGCCTGCCCGGCCGGGCTAACCGACACCATCGAGACGGCGAGCCGCGAGCTCCAGGTCGTCATGGAGATCACCGAGCGGTCGCTGAGCGACGACCCGGCCGCCCTGCTCACCTCGGTGGCCCGGGTACGCGGCCAGTCCACCCGCATCGCGCTGGACGACGTCGGCGTGAACCCGGCGAGCCTGTCCCTGCTGGCACTGCTCAGCCCCGAGATCATCAAGCTGGACCGGCACGTGGTGCAGGGCCGCCCGACCCATGAGACCGCGCAGGTGGTCAACGCGGTGCTGGCGGAGTCCGAACGCACCGGGGCGACCATCCTCGCCGAGGGCATCGAGACCGAGCGCCACCTCGCGGCCGCGATCTCGATGGGCGCGACCCTCGGCCAGGGCTGGCTGCTGGGTCGGCCCGGCCCGCTGCCCGCCCAGTTCGAACGGCCCGACACCGACCTGCCGTACAGCACCGCGCCCGACTCGGGCGCGCGCACACCGTTCGAGGTCGCGCGGCGGCGACGTCGGGCCACCCGCGCCACCAAGCGTCAGCTGATCCCGCTCAGCAACCACCTGGAGAGCATGAGCGAGCAGGCGCCGGAAGCCACGGTGCTGCTGGGCGCGTTCCAGGACGCGAAGCACTTCGCCGAGCACACCCGGCACCGCTACCTGGCCGTCGCCGGCAAAGGCGCGTTGACCGCGGTGTTCGGCCGCGGCATTGCCGCGCAGCCGGCTCCCGGCATCCGCGGCGGCCCGCTGGCCGACGACGACCCGCTGGCCGGAGAATGGTGTGTGATCGTGCTGGGCAGCTACTTCTCGGGCGGCCTGTTCGCCCGGCAGCTGCCGACGGCATGCGAGCGCGAGGCCGACCGCGAGTTCGATGTGATCATCAGCTACGACCGGTCGCTGGTCGCCGAGGCCGCTCGCACCCTGCTGAGCCGCCTCGCCCCGGTCTCCTGA
- a CDS encoding MMPL family transporter, with product MATFLYRIGRFSYRRRWIVLGLWVLLLALAGAGAATMSGKMSNDFSIPGTEAQRAIDQLTERFPEAHAGGAGARVVFVAPEGKTVADPAVQAGIGRVVGALKGAPQVARVVDPYTAKSISQDGRYAFAQVTYGVQGMELTDADRDALQDAAALGRDAGLTVEIGGDALRANPKTGVVEVIGIAVAALVLIITLGSLVSAGLPLLTAVVGIGIGLAGVAIAARFADINSNSLILALMLGLAVGIDYALFIVSRFRHELLVRKDGAEAAGRAVGTAGSAVVFAGLTVIIALAALAIVGVPLLAGLGLSAAATVAVAVLVAITLLPALLGFTGERLVKGRLFGHATPDPESDSGPVPMGERWARFVVRFRWPVLIVAVAALGVLAIPAADLRLGLPDDGMQATDTTQRKAYDIVSTGFGPGLNGPLVVVAELPAGADPQAAVGQLVTRLSGMDNVLYAAPNEMSGDGRTALLAVIPKTGPNDVATADLVHTIREQKAAITAGTGATIAVTGVTALAIDVSTRLDEALLPYLAVVVGLAFLLLLLVFRSVLVPLKATLGFLLSLAATFGAVVAVFQWGWLGDVFGVHETGPIMSMLPVLLIGILFGLAMDYQVFLVTRMREDFVHGAAARDAVVTGFRHGARVVTAAAIIMISVFGGFVFSGETLIQSIGFALAFGVLVDAFVVRMTIVPALMSLLGRAAWWLPGWLSRILPNVDVEGEKLHRAEEPVREPVAVGV from the coding sequence GTGGCGACATTCCTTTACCGGATCGGCCGGTTCTCCTACCGCCGACGCTGGATCGTCCTCGGCCTCTGGGTGCTGCTGCTCGCGCTCGCCGGAGCCGGCGCGGCGACGATGTCCGGCAAGATGTCCAACGATTTCAGCATCCCGGGCACCGAAGCCCAGCGGGCCATCGACCAGCTCACCGAGCGCTTCCCGGAGGCCCACGCCGGCGGGGCGGGCGCACGGGTCGTGTTCGTCGCGCCCGAGGGCAAGACGGTCGCCGATCCCGCCGTGCAGGCGGGCATCGGCCGGGTGGTGGGCGCGTTGAAGGGTGCGCCGCAGGTCGCGCGGGTCGTCGACCCGTACACCGCGAAGTCCATCTCGCAGGACGGCCGCTACGCCTTCGCCCAGGTCACGTACGGCGTGCAGGGAATGGAGCTGACCGACGCGGACCGTGACGCGCTGCAGGACGCCGCCGCCCTCGGCCGCGACGCGGGCCTGACCGTGGAGATCGGCGGCGACGCGCTACGGGCCAACCCGAAGACCGGCGTCGTCGAGGTCATCGGCATCGCCGTCGCCGCCCTGGTCCTCATCATCACCCTGGGCTCGCTGGTCTCCGCCGGTCTGCCGCTGCTCACCGCGGTCGTCGGCATCGGCATCGGCCTGGCCGGCGTCGCCATCGCGGCCCGGTTCGCCGACATCAACTCCAACAGCCTGATCCTGGCACTGATGCTCGGCCTGGCCGTCGGCATCGACTACGCCCTGTTCATCGTCTCCCGGTTCCGGCATGAGCTGCTGGTACGTAAGGACGGCGCCGAGGCGGCCGGGCGCGCCGTCGGCACGGCCGGCTCCGCCGTCGTCTTCGCCGGGCTCACCGTGATCATCGCGCTGGCCGCGCTGGCGATCGTCGGCGTCCCGCTGCTGGCCGGCCTGGGCCTGTCCGCCGCGGCGACCGTCGCCGTGGCCGTGCTGGTCGCCATCACGCTGCTGCCCGCGCTGCTCGGCTTCACCGGCGAGCGGCTGGTCAAGGGCCGCCTGTTCGGTCACGCCACGCCCGACCCGGAGTCCGACTCGGGCCCGGTCCCGATGGGCGAGCGCTGGGCGCGCTTCGTGGTGCGGTTCCGGTGGCCCGTGCTGATCGTGGCCGTCGCCGCGCTCGGCGTGCTCGCGATCCCGGCCGCGGACCTGCGCCTCGGCCTGCCGGACGACGGCATGCAGGCGACCGACACCACCCAGCGCAAGGCGTACGACATCGTCAGCACCGGATTCGGTCCCGGCTTGAACGGCCCGCTGGTGGTCGTGGCCGAGCTGCCCGCCGGGGCGGACCCGCAGGCGGCCGTCGGCCAACTTGTCACCCGGCTGTCCGGCATGGACAACGTGCTCTACGCGGCGCCGAACGAGATGAGCGGCGACGGGCGCACCGCGCTGCTGGCCGTCATCCCGAAGACCGGCCCGAACGACGTCGCCACCGCCGACCTCGTGCACACCATCCGCGAGCAGAAGGCGGCCATCACGGCCGGGACCGGGGCGACCATCGCGGTCACCGGCGTCACCGCGCTGGCCATCGACGTGTCCACGCGCCTGGACGAAGCACTGCTGCCGTACCTGGCGGTCGTGGTCGGGCTGGCGTTCCTGCTGCTGCTGCTCGTGTTCCGGTCGGTGCTGGTGCCGCTCAAGGCGACGCTGGGCTTCCTGCTCAGCCTCGCGGCGACGTTCGGCGCGGTGGTGGCCGTGTTCCAGTGGGGCTGGCTCGGCGACGTGTTCGGCGTGCACGAGACCGGTCCGATCATGAGCATGCTGCCGGTGCTGCTGATCGGCATCCTGTTCGGCCTGGCGATGGACTACCAGGTGTTCCTGGTGACCCGCATGCGCGAGGACTTCGTGCACGGCGCGGCGGCCCGCGACGCGGTCGTCACCGGCTTCCGGCATGGGGCGCGGGTGGTCACCGCGGCCGCCATCATCATGATCAGCGTCTTCGGCGGGTTCGTGTTCTCCGGTGAGACGCTCATCCAGTCGATCGGCTTCGCGCTGGCGTTCGGTGTGCTGGTGGACGCGTTCGTCGTCCGCATGACCATCGTGCCGGCGCTGATGTCGCTGCTCGGCCGGGCCGCCTGGTGGCTGCCGGGCTGGCTGAGCCGCATCCTGCCCAACGTGGACGTGGAGGGCGAGAAGCTGCACCGCGCCGAGGAGCCGGTGCGCGAGCCGGTGGCCGTCGGCGTCTGA
- a CDS encoding peptidoglycan-binding protein, whose product MTGFDRGIDPAGLDRTGLGRGGRGLARVRVGRRAVLGTVAVGAVGMVAGCDGDPAPAASTPPQTVTVTRGDLVDFTDVEGEFGFGEAVPLRYVRPAADGEAPADGAGGGGLGLVTWLAPVGSTVVRGKPLLRVDDQPVVLLYGALPAYRTLITGCRGGDVRQLEANLRALRMGDLTVDTAFTAATGAAVKRWQRSLGLADTGTVEPQRVVYAPGPVRIAAHALRVGDPADGEVLSHTGATRSVTLRLTEQRRQLAVPGTAVTVRLAAGAEVPGTVDRVGLPAESDGGEPAIEVYVLVADQSAVDGAAGRVTVRFTAQRRDGVLTVPVTALVALAEGGYGVQVAEGGTTRYVAVRTGLFAGGRVEVTAGELAAGVQVVVPR is encoded by the coding sequence GTGACGGGCTTCGACCGTGGCATCGACCCGGCCGGGCTCGACCGCACCGGTCTCGGTCGCGGCGGGCGCGGGCTCGCCCGGGTCCGGGTCGGGAGGCGAGCTGTCCTCGGGACGGTGGCCGTCGGGGCGGTCGGGATGGTGGCCGGGTGCGACGGCGACCCGGCCCCGGCCGCGAGCACGCCGCCGCAGACGGTCACGGTGACCCGCGGCGACCTGGTCGACTTCACCGACGTCGAGGGCGAGTTCGGCTTCGGCGAGGCGGTGCCGCTGCGTTACGTACGCCCGGCGGCGGATGGCGAGGCGCCGGCAGACGGCGCGGGCGGCGGTGGGCTGGGCCTGGTCACCTGGCTGGCGCCGGTGGGCTCGACGGTGGTCCGCGGCAAGCCGTTGCTGCGCGTCGACGACCAGCCGGTGGTGCTGCTGTACGGGGCGCTGCCCGCGTACCGGACGCTGATCACGGGCTGCCGGGGCGGTGACGTGCGGCAGCTCGAAGCGAACCTGCGGGCGCTGCGCATGGGCGACCTGACCGTCGACACGGCGTTCACGGCGGCGACCGGGGCTGCGGTCAAGCGCTGGCAGCGGTCGCTGGGCCTGGCCGACACCGGCACGGTGGAACCGCAGCGGGTGGTGTACGCGCCGGGGCCGGTGCGGATCGCCGCGCACGCGCTGCGGGTGGGCGACCCGGCCGACGGCGAGGTGCTCAGCCACACCGGCGCGACCCGCTCGGTCACCCTGCGGCTGACGGAGCAGCGGCGGCAGCTCGCCGTGCCCGGCACCGCGGTGACCGTGCGCCTGGCGGCCGGCGCGGAGGTCCCCGGCACGGTCGACCGGGTGGGCCTGCCCGCCGAGTCCGACGGCGGCGAACCGGCGATCGAGGTGTACGTGCTGGTCGCCGACCAGTCCGCGGTGGACGGCGCGGCGGGCCGGGTGACCGTGCGGTTCACCGCGCAGCGGCGCGACGGTGTGCTCACCGTGCCGGTGACCGCGCTGGTCGCGCTCGCCGAGGGCGGCTACGGGGTGCAGGTCGCCGAGGGCGGCACGACGCGGTACGTCGCCGTGCGCACCGGCCTGTTCGCCGGCGGGCGGGTCGAGGTCACCGCGGGCGAGCTGGCCGCGGGCGTTCAGGTGGTGGTGCCGCGATGA
- a CDS encoding nitronate monooxygenase: MSIAFTRALGVSLPLIAAPMAGGAGTPALVIAAARAGGLGLLAAGYKTPQALAAEIATVAAASVPFGVNLFAPNPVPVDPAAYRRYAGLLAVEAERHGVTLPPTPVEDDDHWHDKLDVLRADPVPLISFTFGIPGRADLAALRATGALLVQTVTGVDEAKAAAEAGLDALAVQAPAAGGHSGTLTPTRPVADTTLPDLVAAIRHAVDLPLIAAGGVANAADAAAAVRAGAAAVAVGTVLLRCDEAGTSAVHRAALADPARSGTVVTHAFTGRPARALRNDFTDRYGELAPYGYPAVHHLTAGLRRAAAATGDAERVHLWAGTGFREATAEPAAAILTRLATLL, translated from the coding sequence ATGAGCATCGCATTCACCCGCGCGCTGGGCGTGAGCCTGCCGCTGATCGCCGCGCCGATGGCGGGCGGCGCGGGAACACCGGCCCTGGTCATCGCTGCCGCGCGCGCCGGTGGGCTCGGCTTGCTCGCCGCCGGGTACAAGACACCGCAGGCGCTCGCCGCGGAGATCGCGACCGTCGCCGCGGCGTCCGTGCCGTTCGGGGTGAACCTGTTCGCACCCAACCCCGTGCCGGTCGACCCGGCGGCCTACCGGCGCTACGCCGGCCTGCTCGCGGTCGAGGCCGAGCGACACGGCGTCACGCTGCCCCCGACACCGGTCGAGGACGACGACCACTGGCACGACAAGCTCGACGTGCTGCGCGCCGACCCGGTGCCCCTGATCAGCTTCACCTTCGGCATCCCGGGTCGCGCCGACCTGGCCGCGCTGCGGGCGACCGGCGCGCTGTTGGTGCAGACGGTCACCGGGGTGGACGAGGCGAAGGCCGCCGCGGAGGCCGGGCTCGACGCGCTCGCCGTGCAGGCCCCGGCCGCGGGCGGCCACTCGGGCACGCTGACCCCGACCCGGCCGGTGGCCGACACGACGCTGCCCGACCTCGTCGCCGCTATCCGGCACGCCGTGGACCTGCCCTTGATCGCGGCCGGGGGCGTGGCGAACGCGGCGGACGCCGCCGCTGCCGTCCGCGCGGGCGCGGCCGCCGTCGCGGTCGGCACCGTGCTGCTGCGGTGCGACGAAGCGGGCACCTCGGCGGTGCACCGGGCGGCGCTGGCCGACCCGGCCCGGTCCGGCACGGTCGTCACCCACGCGTTCACCGGCCGCCCCGCGCGGGCGCTGCGCAACGACTTCACCGACCGGTACGGCGAACTCGCCCCGTACGGCTATCCCGCCGTCCACCACCTCACGGCCGGTCTGCGCCGGGCGGCCGCCGCGACCGGCGACGCCGAACGGGTGCACCTGTGGGCCGGCACCGGCTTCCGCGAGGCCACCGCCGAACCGGCGGCCGCCATCCTCACCCGCCTGGCGACCTTGCTCTGA